In the Kwoniella pini CBS 10737 chromosome 7, complete sequence genome, one interval contains:
- a CDS encoding 60S ribosomal protein uL10 has product MGATRANKEIYFEKLKALIEQYPSIFVVNIDNVSSQQLHLIRQSLRGKAVVLMGKNTMVRRAIRGLLAEFPQFEKLMPYIKGNIGFVFTSEDLKEIREIILANKVAAPARAGAIAPNDVYVPAGNTGMEPGKTSFFQALGIPTKIARGTIEIVNDVQVVAAGTKVGSSETALLNMLNISPFTYGLTVVQVYDNGAVFASSVLDIEEKTLIDGFVSGIKTIAAISLATNYPTIASVTHSLVNSYKNILNVSLATDYEFEGSAKIKEYLANPEAFAAAAPAAATESASAEAAPEAAKEEEKEESDDDMGFGLFD; this is encoded by the exons ATGGGTGCTACTCGAGCTAACAAAGAAATCTACTTCGAGAAATTGAAGGCTCTTATTGAGCAATACC CTTCCATCTTCGTTGTCAACATCGACAATGTGTCTTCTCAACAATTGCACTTGATCAGACAATCTCTCAGAGGAAAAGCTGTTGTCCTTATGGGTAAAAACACCATGGTTAGAAGAGCTATCCGAGGTCTCCTTGCCGAATTCCCTCAATTCGAAAAGCTCATGCCTTACATCAAGGGAAACATTGGTTTCGTCTTCACCTCTGAAGATCTCAAGGAAATCCGAGAAATCATTCTTGCCAACAAGGTCGCTGCTCCTGCCAGAGCCGGTGCCATTGCCCCTAACGATGTATACGTACCTGCCGGTAACACCGGTATGGAACCAGGAAAGacctctttcttccaaGCTTTAGGTATTCCCACCAAGATTGCTAGAGGTACCATTGAAATCGTCAACGACGTTCAAGTAGTAGCTGCCGGTACCAAGGTCGGATCTTCCGAAACTGCCCTTTTGAACATGTTGAACATTTCTCCTTTCACCTACGGTTTGACCGTCGTTCAAGTCTACGACAACGGTGCCGTCTTCGCCTCTTCCGTTCTTGACATTGAGGAGAAGACCCTTATCGATGGTTTCGTATCTGGTATCAAGACCATCGCTGCTATCTCCCTTGCTACCAATTACCCAACCATCGCTTCCGTTACCCACTCCTTGGTCAACTCTTACAAGAACATCCTCAACGTCTCGCTCGCTACCGACTACGAGTTCGAGGGTTCTGCTAAG ATCAAGGAATACCTTGCCAACCCTGAAGCCTTCGCTGCCGCTGCCCCTGCTGCCGCCACCGAATCCGCCTCTGCTGAAGCTGCCCCTGAGGCCGCcaaggaggaagagaaggaggagTCCGATGATGACATGGGTTTCGGTCTTTTCGACTAA